The Argentina anserina chromosome 3, drPotAnse1.1, whole genome shotgun sequence genome includes a region encoding these proteins:
- the LOC126787973 gene encoding probable WRKY transcription factor 31, with the protein MDAASSDHSIHSSRIEHVFSPATVEGKKRVVHDELDFFADHHKGCLKETDQTLESNEDMAQEKELDTGLNLTTYTSTSGKSSTDDGSTSHSMENHKQTISELEVVQAELGRMNTENQRLRVMITQVNNNYKSLQVHLLEFMQRQQNQPLQQHNKMVINGSAPGEKQIMNNIVPRQFMDMGRAANTTHHEKNELVSHSSLDTARSNIVCSGSPPIVESMKQCKSTVHRGSTKRTSGGAEDSLEGQEFTAGSPGWVPKKILELSSGDVDVDHQASEETISMIKKARVSVRARSEASMISDGCQWRKYGQKMAKGNPCPRAYYRCTMGTGCPVRKQVQKCAEDKTILITTYEGQHNHPLPPAAMAMASTTSAAASMLLSGSMPSADPHHALMNSPSNNFLQRTPIHYPQLPNCPPSFATLSASAPFPTVTLDLTRSPNNPSETKALNQLPNFSQNMPLPHVLGKAFCNNESKLSLLDGFRGLETSTNHSVLADKVSAATAAITADPTFTAALVAAITTIMGNNAHSNNNTNNNITTRNSIDDNT; encoded by the exons ATGGATGCAGCTTCTAGTGACCATTCGATTCATAGCTCCagaattgagcatgtgttcTCCCCTGCAACCGTGGAAGGGAAGAAGCGGGTGGTTCATGATGAACTGGACTTCTTTGCTGATCATCACAAGGGTtgtctgaaagaaacagatcAAACCCTTGAATCTAATGAAGACATGGCTCAAGAAAAGGAACTAGAT ACTGGTTTGAATCTTACAACATATACCAGTACCAGCGGTAAATCATCTACGGATGATGGATCAACATCTCATAGTATGGAAAATCACAAACAAACAATAAGTGAG CTAGAAGTTGTTCAAGCCGAGTTGGGGCGTATGAACACGGAGAATCAACGGTTGAGAGTTATGATTACTCAGGTCAATAACAATTACAAGAGCTTACAGGTTCATCTCTTGGAATTCATGCAACGCCAGCAAAATCAACCATTACAACAACACAATAAG ATGGTCATAAATGGATCAGCACCAGGAGAGAAGCAGATAATGAACAATATTGTGCCTAGACAATTTATGGATATGGGAAGGGCTGCAAATACCACTCATCATGAGAAGAATGAGCTTGTTTCACACTCTTCATTGGATACTGCTAGATCTAATATCGTTTGTTCTGGCTCGCCTCCCATCGTTGAGTCAATGAAGCAGTGCAAGAGTACAGTTCATAGGGGCAGTACTAAAAGAACTTCTGGGGGTGCTGAAGATAGCTTAGAAGGGCAAGAATTTACAGCTGGGAGTCCTGGTTGGGTTCCTAAGAAAATTCTCGAGTTGAGTTCTGGAGACGTCGATGTAGATCATCAGGCTTCTGAAGAAACCATATCCATGATTAAGAAAGCTCGTGTTTCTGTTCGAGCACGATCTGAAGCTTCCATG ATATCTGATGGATGCCAATGGAGGAAATATGGTCAGAAGATGGCCAAAGGGAACCCTTGCCCTAGAGCTTATTATCGTTGTACAATGGGAACTGGTTGCCCAGTTCGAAAACAG GTACAAAAATGTGCAGAAGACAAAACCATACTCATAACAACATATGAAGGGCAACACAACCACCCACTCCCACCTGCTGCAATGGCCATGGCATCCACTACATCAGCAGCAGCATCAATGCTACTTTCTGGCTCAATGCCCAGTGCTGATCCTCACCATGCACTAATGAACTCACCATCAAACAATTTCTTACAGAGAACTCCTATTCATTATCCACAGCTGCCAAATTGCCCACCAAGCTTTGCAACTCTTTCAGCTTCAGCCCCGTTTCCGACGGTTACACTGGACCTCACTCGCTCTCCAAATAACCCATCTGAGACTAAGGCACTGAACCAATTACCAAATTTTTCTCAAAACATGCCCTTGCCACATGTTTTAGGCAAAGCCTTTTGCAACAACGAATCAAAACTTTCCCTTTTAGATGGTTTTCGGGGACTGGAGACTTCTACAAATCACTCAGTCCTGGCTGACAAAGTGAGTGCAGCAACCGCAGCCATCACAGCTGATCCAACTTTCACAGCAGCTCTAGTGGCAGCCATTACCACTATCATGGGGAATAATGCGCATTCAAACAATAATACCAACAACAATATTACCACACGAAACAGCATTGATGATAATACATGA
- the LOC126786608 gene encoding uncharacterized protein LOC126786608 isoform X3 has translation MFVAKHGGQSEIVLRVKQGDNPMFGFLMPDHHLHAYFRFLIDHQELLKEGISVQEEKKNNGGLDQTGGALSLLGSVYGSGEDEDDTAEDASGLQKLNSHEAVNAISAIMHGSEQKESTGTVTGKNDIVSKFLCPPLKEKVNFIEHNRIINTVRGGATSGMKKESDTLGSVSGATNKSQTPGIPGASKVELPVLEPPSDQKRVVEKIVEFILKNGRQFEAILAEQNCKQGRFLFLLPSNQYHAYYLKVLQDAQESKLHGKQIVSEKQELAGRVVDKKAAKGSDSFSSGSASHEVTFDYDRKEKFKMVIGKSKKDGHDPPSESNQPEVGISVDAVAAILQAATRGFKNPALDIFQKPSSSGVGQGSSNDGGQDLSSGSQKAYCSGRVGQVTNVPVPVAKAIAETAALAAASEADSSEASLSKEQKLKAERLKRAKMFAAMLKGGSAPLKAESVRGVSIDPPESGVSSSGNEVLNLVTKERKGGSSPLEVDIADKVEDYDKKVAVDKCNERRSKKTFRTLSKRVEEEEDGESDNDDEENKEEDTKSHKHSKKRRSHYSSDNVRDRHRHKRHSSSKDRDSRHRHKHERSDEKHRHSQSKHKINSSYDEHQPSKRHRHHSSSDDDHWRSECQHTHSEHRTSRSRRKHNDSSERRHSRRQHNHGSSSEDEHRHQRTAAKHNEPDSERNMELEEGEIFSKPDQSMVGSGGNASREASADTLKSDEIGRAPSQPSGATVVSDDLRAKIRAMLMATL, from the exons ATGTTTGTTGCCAAGCATGGTGGGCAGTCAGAAATTGTTTTGAGGGTGAAACAGGGAGACAATCCAATGTTTGGGTTCTTGATGCCTGACCATCACCTTCATGCGTACTTTAGGTTTCTCATCGATCACCAAGAACTACTCAAGGAGGGAATATCCGTAcaggaagagaagaaaaacaatGGTGGTCTTGATCAGACTGGTGGAGCATTGTCTTTGCTTGGTTCTGTATATGGGTCTGGAGAGGATGAGGATGACACGGCTGAGGATGCATCTGGCTTGCAGAAACTGAACTCTCATGAAGCTGTTAATGCAATTAGTGCAATTATGCATGGATCAGAGCAGAAAGAATCTACTGGAACTGTAACTGGGAAAAATGATattgtttcaaaatttctttGTCCTCCTTTGAAGGAGAAAGTTAATTTCATTGAACATAACCGTATCATTAACACAGTTAGAGGTGGAGCCACCAGTGGGATGAAGAAAGAAAGTGATACCTTAGGATCGGTTTCCGGTGCTACCAATAAGTCTCAGACTCCTGGTATTCCTGGAGCATCAAAAGTTGAACTACCCGTTTTGGAGCCACCATCTGATCAAAAGAGAGTAGTTGAGAAAATTGTTGAGTTCATATTAAAGAATGGCAGACAGTTTGAAGCTATTCTTGCTGAACAGAACTGTAAACAGGGAAGATTTTTGTTCCTTCTGCCATCTAATCAATATCATGCTTACTACTTGAAAGTTCTCCAAGATGCTCAAGAG TCCAAGTTACACGGCAAGCAGATAGTTTCTGAGAAACAAGAATTGGCTGGGCGTGTGGTGGACAAGAAAGCTGCCAAGGGCAGTGATTCCTTCTCCTCAGGATCTGCCAGTCATGAAGTAACTTTTGATTATGACAGGAAAGAAAAATTTAAGATGGTAATCGGCAAGTCAAAGAAGGATGGGCATGATCCGCCTTCTGAATCAAACCAGCCAGAAGTCGGAATCAGTGTGGATGCAGTTGCAGCTATTCTTCAGGCTGCAACAAGAGGCTTTAAGAATCCGGCTTTAGACATATTCCAAAAACCATCTTCAAGTGGTGTTGGTCAGGGTTCTAGCAATGATGGTGGACAAGATTTGAGCTCTGGAAGTCAAAAGGCATATTGTTCTGGTCGTGTTGGTCAAGTAACTAATGTTCCTGTTCCTGTTGCCAAGGCTATTGCAGAGACGGCTGCTCTTGCAGCTGCAAGTGAGGCCGACTCCTCTGAAGCATCTTTGAGTAAAGAGCAGAAACTGAAGGCTGAAAGATTGAAACGAGCAAAGATGTTTGCTGCCATGTTAAAAGGTGGATCTGCTCCTTTGAAAGCGGAATCAGTACGTGGCGTATCTATTGATCCACCAGAATCTGGGGTTTCTTCATCAGGAAATGAGGTTTTAAATCTTGtaaccaaagaaagaaaaggggGTTCATCCCCATTGGAAGTTGATATCGCAGATAAGGTGGAGGACTATGACAAGAAAGTTGCTGTTGATAAATGTAATGAGCGACGATCAAAGAAGACCTTCCGTACTCTTTCTAAAAgggttgaagaagaagaagatggtgaaagtgacaatgatgatgaagagaacaaggaagaagatacaaAGAGTCACAAGCACTCTAAGAAGCGTCGGTCTCATTATTCCTCAGACAATGTTAGGGACAGGCATAGGCACAAAAGGCATTCCTCTTCCAAGGACAGAGATTCTAGACACCGTCATAAGCATGAGAGGTCTGATGAGAAGCATCGGCACTCTCAGAGTAAGCATAAGATTAATAGCTCTTACGATGAACATCAGCCTTCGAAAAGGCATCGGCATCATAGCTCATCTGACGATGATCATTGGCGCTCTGAATGCCAGCATACTCATAGTGAACATCGAACTTCTCGAAGTAGGCGCAAGCACAATGACTCTTCTGAGCGCCGGCATTCTCGGAGGCAGCATAATCATGGTAGTTCGTCTGAGGACGAGCACCGGCATCAAAGGACAGCTGCAAAGCATAATGAACCTGATTCTGAACGAAACATGGAattagaggaaggagagatCTTTTCAAAGCCGGATCAATCAATGGTTGGTAGTGGCGGTAATGCTAGTAGAGAAGCTTCTGCAGATACTTTGAAATCAGATGAAATTGGGAGAGCCCCATCTCAGCCTTCTGGTGCCACTGTGGTTTCAGATGATCTTAGGGCCAAAATTCGAGCTATGTTGATGGCAACGTTGTAA
- the LOC126786608 gene encoding uncharacterized protein LOC126786608 isoform X2 — MKLHLLEIVRLLKVLFFCFSFPQPETEKIHQIIARTAMFVAKHGGQSEIVLRVKQGDNPMFGFLMPDHHLHAYFRFLIDHQELLKEGISVQEEKKNNGGLDQTGGALSLLGSVYGSGEDEDDTAEDASGLQKLNSHEAVNAISAIMHGSEQKESTGTVTGKNDIVSKFLCPPLKEKVNFIEHNRIINTVRGGATSGMKKESDTLGSVSGATNKSQTPGIPGASKVELPVLEPPSDQKRVVEKIVEFILKNGRQFEAILAEQNCKQGRFLFLLPSNQYHAYYLKVLQDAQESKLHGKQIVSEKQELAGRVVDKKAAKGSDSFSSGSASHEVTFDYDRKEKFKMVIGKSKKDGHDPPSESNQPEVGISVDAVAAILQAATRGFKNPALDIFQKPSSSGVGQGSSNDGGQDLSSGSQKAYCSGRVGQVTNVPVPVAKAIAETAALAAASEADSSEASLSKEQKLKAERLKRAKMFAAMLKGGSAPLKAESVRGVSIDPPESGVSSSGNEVLNLVTKERKGGSSPLEVDIADKVEDYDKKVAVDKCNERRSKKTFRTLSKRVEEEEDGESDNDDEENKEEDTKSHKHSKKRRSHYSSDNVRDRHRHKRHSSSKDRDSRHRHKHERSDEKHRHSQSKHKINSSYDEHQPSKRHRHHSSSDDDHWRSECQHTHSEHRTSRSRRKHNDSSERRHSRRQHNHGSSSEDEHRHQRTAAKHNEPDSERNMELEEGEIFSKPDQSMVGSGGNASREASADTLKSDEIGRAPSQPSGATVVSDDLRAKIRAMLMATL; from the exons atgaaacTGCATTTACTGGAAATTGTCAGACTTCTGaaggttttgtttttctgtttttccttTCCCCAGCctgaaacagaaaagatacatCAGATCATTGCAAGAACAGCTATGTTTGTTGCCAAGCATGGTGGGCAGTCAGAAATTGTTTTGAGGGTGAAACAGGGAGACAATCCAATGTTTGGGTTCTTGATGCCTGACCATCACCTTCATGCGTACTTTAGGTTTCTCATCGATCACCAAGAACTACTCAAGGAGGGAATATCCGTAcaggaagagaagaaaaacaatGGTGGTCTTGATCAGACTGGTGGAGCATTGTCTTTGCTTGGTTCTGTATATGGGTCTGGAGAGGATGAGGATGACACGGCTGAGGATGCATCTGGCTTGCAGAAACTGAACTCTCATGAAGCTGTTAATGCAATTAGTGCAATTATGCATGGATCAGAGCAGAAAGAATCTACTGGAACTGTAACTGGGAAAAATGATattgtttcaaaatttctttGTCCTCCTTTGAAGGAGAAAGTTAATTTCATTGAACATAACCGTATCATTAACACAGTTAGAGGTGGAGCCACCAGTGGGATGAAGAAAGAAAGTGATACCTTAGGATCGGTTTCCGGTGCTACCAATAAGTCTCAGACTCCTGGTATTCCTGGAGCATCAAAAGTTGAACTACCCGTTTTGGAGCCACCATCTGATCAAAAGAGAGTAGTTGAGAAAATTGTTGAGTTCATATTAAAGAATGGCAGACAGTTTGAAGCTATTCTTGCTGAACAGAACTGTAAACAGGGAAGATTTTTGTTCCTTCTGCCATCTAATCAATATCATGCTTACTACTTGAAAGTTCTCCAAGATGCTCAAGAG TCCAAGTTACACGGCAAGCAGATAGTTTCTGAGAAACAAGAATTGGCTGGGCGTGTGGTGGACAAGAAAGCTGCCAAGGGCAGTGATTCCTTCTCCTCAGGATCTGCCAGTCATGAAGTAACTTTTGATTATGACAGGAAAGAAAAATTTAAGATGGTAATCGGCAAGTCAAAGAAGGATGGGCATGATCCGCCTTCTGAATCAAACCAGCCAGAAGTCGGAATCAGTGTGGATGCAGTTGCAGCTATTCTTCAGGCTGCAACAAGAGGCTTTAAGAATCCGGCTTTAGACATATTCCAAAAACCATCTTCAAGTGGTGTTGGTCAGGGTTCTAGCAATGATGGTGGACAAGATTTGAGCTCTGGAAGTCAAAAGGCATATTGTTCTGGTCGTGTTGGTCAAGTAACTAATGTTCCTGTTCCTGTTGCCAAGGCTATTGCAGAGACGGCTGCTCTTGCAGCTGCAAGTGAGGCCGACTCCTCTGAAGCATCTTTGAGTAAAGAGCAGAAACTGAAGGCTGAAAGATTGAAACGAGCAAAGATGTTTGCTGCCATGTTAAAAGGTGGATCTGCTCCTTTGAAAGCGGAATCAGTACGTGGCGTATCTATTGATCCACCAGAATCTGGGGTTTCTTCATCAGGAAATGAGGTTTTAAATCTTGtaaccaaagaaagaaaaggggGTTCATCCCCATTGGAAGTTGATATCGCAGATAAGGTGGAGGACTATGACAAGAAAGTTGCTGTTGATAAATGTAATGAGCGACGATCAAAGAAGACCTTCCGTACTCTTTCTAAAAgggttgaagaagaagaagatggtgaaagtgacaatgatgatgaagagaacaaggaagaagatacaaAGAGTCACAAGCACTCTAAGAAGCGTCGGTCTCATTATTCCTCAGACAATGTTAGGGACAGGCATAGGCACAAAAGGCATTCCTCTTCCAAGGACAGAGATTCTAGACACCGTCATAAGCATGAGAGGTCTGATGAGAAGCATCGGCACTCTCAGAGTAAGCATAAGATTAATAGCTCTTACGATGAACATCAGCCTTCGAAAAGGCATCGGCATCATAGCTCATCTGACGATGATCATTGGCGCTCTGAATGCCAGCATACTCATAGTGAACATCGAACTTCTCGAAGTAGGCGCAAGCACAATGACTCTTCTGAGCGCCGGCATTCTCGGAGGCAGCATAATCATGGTAGTTCGTCTGAGGACGAGCACCGGCATCAAAGGACAGCTGCAAAGCATAATGAACCTGATTCTGAACGAAACATGGAattagaggaaggagagatCTTTTCAAAGCCGGATCAATCAATGGTTGGTAGTGGCGGTAATGCTAGTAGAGAAGCTTCTGCAGATACTTTGAAATCAGATGAAATTGGGAGAGCCCCATCTCAGCCTTCTGGTGCCACTGTGGTTTCAGATGATCTTAGGGCCAAAATTCGAGCTATGTTGATGGCAACGTTGTAA
- the LOC126786608 gene encoding uncharacterized protein LOC126786608 isoform X1, producing the protein MDLEAVGRHALLFDDDNSASFVNSPEALVEWNSLFIDRYDVRHLLPTPLPPRTRRRHPHPDASLESELDLERYRDLPSPSEEEEHEQQQDAGNDTDVPNTGGYHSVAFAYGGTDESTEQKTNNSEPVFRPAFPVPECLIQNLPETEKIHQIIARTAMFVAKHGGQSEIVLRVKQGDNPMFGFLMPDHHLHAYFRFLIDHQELLKEGISVQEEKKNNGGLDQTGGALSLLGSVYGSGEDEDDTAEDASGLQKLNSHEAVNAISAIMHGSEQKESTGTVTGKNDIVSKFLCPPLKEKVNFIEHNRIINTVRGGATSGMKKESDTLGSVSGATNKSQTPGIPGASKVELPVLEPPSDQKRVVEKIVEFILKNGRQFEAILAEQNCKQGRFLFLLPSNQYHAYYLKVLQDAQESKLHGKQIVSEKQELAGRVVDKKAAKGSDSFSSGSASHEVTFDYDRKEKFKMVIGKSKKDGHDPPSESNQPEVGISVDAVAAILQAATRGFKNPALDIFQKPSSSGVGQGSSNDGGQDLSSGSQKAYCSGRVGQVTNVPVPVAKAIAETAALAAASEADSSEASLSKEQKLKAERLKRAKMFAAMLKGGSAPLKAESVRGVSIDPPESGVSSSGNEVLNLVTKERKGGSSPLEVDIADKVEDYDKKVAVDKCNERRSKKTFRTLSKRVEEEEDGESDNDDEENKEEDTKSHKHSKKRRSHYSSDNVRDRHRHKRHSSSKDRDSRHRHKHERSDEKHRHSQSKHKINSSYDEHQPSKRHRHHSSSDDDHWRSECQHTHSEHRTSRSRRKHNDSSERRHSRRQHNHGSSSEDEHRHQRTAAKHNEPDSERNMELEEGEIFSKPDQSMVGSGGNASREASADTLKSDEIGRAPSQPSGATVVSDDLRAKIRAMLMATL; encoded by the exons ATGGATTTGGAGGCGGTTGGCCGCCACGCGCTTCTCTTCGACGACGACAACAGCGCTTCCTTCGTCAACTCTCCCGAAGCGCTCGTCGAGTGGAACTCCCTCTTCATCGACCGCTACGACGTTCGTCACCTCCTCCCTACTCCCCTCCCTCCTCGCACCCGCCGCCGTCACCCTCACCCCGACGCCTCGCTGGAGTCCGAGCTCGACCTCGAGCGCTACCGCGATCTGCCGTCGCCGTCGGAGGAAGAAGAACACGAACAGCAACAAG ATGCAGGCAATGATACAGATGTGCCGAACACCGGTGGCTATCACTCTGTTGCCTTTGCATATGGAGGCACGGATGAGTCAACAGAGCAGAAGACCAACAACTCTGAGCCTGTTTTTCGTCCAGCCTTTCCAGTGCCAGAATGTTTGATTCAAAACCTT CctgaaacagaaaagatacatCAGATCATTGCAAGAACAGCTATGTTTGTTGCCAAGCATGGTGGGCAGTCAGAAATTGTTTTGAGGGTGAAACAGGGAGACAATCCAATGTTTGGGTTCTTGATGCCTGACCATCACCTTCATGCGTACTTTAGGTTTCTCATCGATCACCAAGAACTACTCAAGGAGGGAATATCCGTAcaggaagagaagaaaaacaatGGTGGTCTTGATCAGACTGGTGGAGCATTGTCTTTGCTTGGTTCTGTATATGGGTCTGGAGAGGATGAGGATGACACGGCTGAGGATGCATCTGGCTTGCAGAAACTGAACTCTCATGAAGCTGTTAATGCAATTAGTGCAATTATGCATGGATCAGAGCAGAAAGAATCTACTGGAACTGTAACTGGGAAAAATGATattgtttcaaaatttctttGTCCTCCTTTGAAGGAGAAAGTTAATTTCATTGAACATAACCGTATCATTAACACAGTTAGAGGTGGAGCCACCAGTGGGATGAAGAAAGAAAGTGATACCTTAGGATCGGTTTCCGGTGCTACCAATAAGTCTCAGACTCCTGGTATTCCTGGAGCATCAAAAGTTGAACTACCCGTTTTGGAGCCACCATCTGATCAAAAGAGAGTAGTTGAGAAAATTGTTGAGTTCATATTAAAGAATGGCAGACAGTTTGAAGCTATTCTTGCTGAACAGAACTGTAAACAGGGAAGATTTTTGTTCCTTCTGCCATCTAATCAATATCATGCTTACTACTTGAAAGTTCTCCAAGATGCTCAAGAG TCCAAGTTACACGGCAAGCAGATAGTTTCTGAGAAACAAGAATTGGCTGGGCGTGTGGTGGACAAGAAAGCTGCCAAGGGCAGTGATTCCTTCTCCTCAGGATCTGCCAGTCATGAAGTAACTTTTGATTATGACAGGAAAGAAAAATTTAAGATGGTAATCGGCAAGTCAAAGAAGGATGGGCATGATCCGCCTTCTGAATCAAACCAGCCAGAAGTCGGAATCAGTGTGGATGCAGTTGCAGCTATTCTTCAGGCTGCAACAAGAGGCTTTAAGAATCCGGCTTTAGACATATTCCAAAAACCATCTTCAAGTGGTGTTGGTCAGGGTTCTAGCAATGATGGTGGACAAGATTTGAGCTCTGGAAGTCAAAAGGCATATTGTTCTGGTCGTGTTGGTCAAGTAACTAATGTTCCTGTTCCTGTTGCCAAGGCTATTGCAGAGACGGCTGCTCTTGCAGCTGCAAGTGAGGCCGACTCCTCTGAAGCATCTTTGAGTAAAGAGCAGAAACTGAAGGCTGAAAGATTGAAACGAGCAAAGATGTTTGCTGCCATGTTAAAAGGTGGATCTGCTCCTTTGAAAGCGGAATCAGTACGTGGCGTATCTATTGATCCACCAGAATCTGGGGTTTCTTCATCAGGAAATGAGGTTTTAAATCTTGtaaccaaagaaagaaaaggggGTTCATCCCCATTGGAAGTTGATATCGCAGATAAGGTGGAGGACTATGACAAGAAAGTTGCTGTTGATAAATGTAATGAGCGACGATCAAAGAAGACCTTCCGTACTCTTTCTAAAAgggttgaagaagaagaagatggtgaaagtgacaatgatgatgaagagaacaaggaagaagatacaaAGAGTCACAAGCACTCTAAGAAGCGTCGGTCTCATTATTCCTCAGACAATGTTAGGGACAGGCATAGGCACAAAAGGCATTCCTCTTCCAAGGACAGAGATTCTAGACACCGTCATAAGCATGAGAGGTCTGATGAGAAGCATCGGCACTCTCAGAGTAAGCATAAGATTAATAGCTCTTACGATGAACATCAGCCTTCGAAAAGGCATCGGCATCATAGCTCATCTGACGATGATCATTGGCGCTCTGAATGCCAGCATACTCATAGTGAACATCGAACTTCTCGAAGTAGGCGCAAGCACAATGACTCTTCTGAGCGCCGGCATTCTCGGAGGCAGCATAATCATGGTAGTTCGTCTGAGGACGAGCACCGGCATCAAAGGACAGCTGCAAAGCATAATGAACCTGATTCTGAACGAAACATGGAattagaggaaggagagatCTTTTCAAAGCCGGATCAATCAATGGTTGGTAGTGGCGGTAATGCTAGTAGAGAAGCTTCTGCAGATACTTTGAAATCAGATGAAATTGGGAGAGCCCCATCTCAGCCTTCTGGTGCCACTGTGGTTTCAGATGATCTTAGGGCCAAAATTCGAGCTATGTTGATGGCAACGTTGTAA